Proteins from a single region of Procambarus clarkii isolate CNS0578487 chromosome 62, FALCON_Pclarkii_2.0, whole genome shotgun sequence:
- the LOC138354350 gene encoding golgin subfamily A member 6-like protein 7: MKSQNNHMKSQNNHMKSQNNHMKSQNNLMKSQNNLMKSQNNHMKSQNNHMKSQNNHMKSQNNHMKSQNNLMKSQNNHMKSQNNHMKSQNNHMKSQNNHMKSQNNLMKSQNNHMKSQNNHMKSQNNHMKSQNNLMKSQNNHMKSQNNLMKSQNNHMKSQNNLMKSQNNHMKSQNNLMKSQNNLMKSQNNHMKSQNNLMKSQNNHMKSQNNLMKSQNNHMKSQNNLMKSQNNHMKSQNNLMKSQNNHMKSQNNLMKSQNNHMKSQNNHIHNQAPRG, from the coding sequence ATGAAGTCACAGAACAATCACATGAAGTCACAGAACAATCACATGAAGTCACAGAACAATCACATGAAGTCACAGAACAATCTCATGAAGTCACAGAACAATCTCATGAAGTCACAGAACAATCACATGAAGTCACAGAACAATCACATGAAGTCACAGAACAATCACATGAAGTCACAGAACAATCACATGAAGTCACAGAACAATCTCATGAAGTCACAGAACAATCACATGAAGTCACAGAACAATCACATGAAGTCACAGAACAATCACATGAAGTCACAGAACAATCACATGAAGTCACAGAACAATCTCATGAAGTCACAGAACAATCACATGAAGTCACAGAACAATCACATGAAGTCACAGAACAATCACATGAAGTCACAGAACAATCTCATGAAGTCACAGAACAATCACATGAAGTCACAGAACAATCTCATGAAGTCACAGAACAATCACATGAAGTCACAGAACAATCTCATGAAGTCACAGAACAATCACATGAAGTCACAGAACAATCTCATGAAGTCACAGAACAATCTCATGAAGTCACAGAACAATCACATGAAGTCACAGAACAATCTCATGAAGTCACAGAACAATCACATGAAGTCACAGAACAATCTCATGAAGTCACAGAACAATCACATGAAGTCACAGAACAATCTCATGAAGTCACAGAACAATCACATGAAGTCACAGAACAATCTCATGAAGTCACAGAACAATCACATGAAGTCACAGAACAATCTCATGAAGTCACAGAACAATCACATGAAGTCACAGAACAATCACATTCACAATCAGGCTCCGCGAGGGTAA